From Synergistota bacterium, one genomic window encodes:
- a CDS encoding DUF4392 domain-containing protein, translated as MLSFWKTLNGIVSEDVGKRGIQFLSSADDLKGAVETLSEAKKIAIFTGFIIRRELKGETDGPIGALFLARGLLRAGKDASIWTDFPHYKVIKAGLSFLKINIPLFNIPIIFGGELISAFWKEKFDLLISVERPGRSIDGRYYSYRGEDVSPYTSPLDEFFLEAKRRGVPTIGIGDGGNEIGMGKIRPQILEKLPRGAKISTIVSTDYLVVSGISNWGAYALLAGISKLNGIPDLLPDPGEEIELIKCAVEAGAIDGVRVEPTATVDGLSQEVLREKLREIESCVRD; from the coding sequence ATGTTAAGCTTTTGGAAAACCCTTAACGGTATCGTTTCTGAGGATGTTGGAAAGAGGGGGATACAATTTCTATCCTCTGCTGATGATCTTAAAGGTGCCGTTGAAACGCTTAGCGAGGCAAAGAAGATCGCTATTTTCACGGGATTTATAATTCGTAGAGAGCTTAAAGGGGAGACGGATGGTCCTATAGGAGCGCTTTTTCTTGCGAGAGGCTTATTGAGAGCAGGTAAAGACGCTTCGATATGGACGGATTTCCCTCATTACAAGGTTATCAAGGCGGGATTAAGCTTTTTAAAAATAAATATACCTCTCTTTAACATTCCGATAATCTTCGGGGGAGAGCTAATTTCAGCTTTCTGGAAAGAGAAGTTTGACTTGCTCATATCTGTAGAAAGACCGGGAAGGTCAATAGATGGTAGATATTATAGTTATAGGGGAGAAGATGTTTCTCCTTATACCTCTCCGTTAGATGAGTTTTTTCTCGAGGCAAAGAGAAGAGGTGTTCCCACGATCGGTATCGGTGATGGGGGGAATGAGATAGGAATGGGAAAGATTAGACCCCAGATTTTAGAGAAGCTTCCGAGGGGTGCTAAAATCTCTACTATAGTAAGTACCGATTATCTTGTAGTAAGCGGTATATCTAACTGGGGAGCTTATGCACTTTTAGCTGGTATCTCAAAGCTTAACGGTATTCCTGATCTCCTACCTGATCCTGGCGAGGAGATAGAGTTGATAAAGTGTGCGGTAGAAGCTGGAGCTATAGATGGAGTTCGTGTTGAGCCAACGGCTACTGTTGATGGTCTATCTCAAGAGGTCTTGAGAGAGAAATTAAGGGAAATAGAGAGTTGCGTAAGAGAT
- a CDS encoding DegT/DnrJ/EryC1/StrS family aminotransferase, translating into MRVPLLDLKAQYARIKEEIDKALYSVLESQRFILGENVFKLEKELSSYIGVKHAIGVASGSDALLLSYMALGLGEGDEIITSPFTFFATASSAARLGIRVIFADVREDTYNLDISSVRERLTPQVKALVPVHIFGQPVEMDKIMEISRERGIPVVEDVAQAIGSAFKGRKAGSFGSLNCLSFFPSKNLGGYGDGGAILTDDDHLAELVRKLRVHGSSKRYYHDLLGINSRLDEIQAAILRVKLKYIDKWNEERRERAKYYNYLFKEASLGEFVQPPVELEGNYHVYHQYVIRVKERDKLRSYLAERGIDTQIYYPIPLHLQPCFKAWGYEKGYCPVAERLCDEVLALPMYPELEKRAQEYVVENIADFYGGRGSR; encoded by the coding sequence GTGAGAGTACCTCTTCTTGATCTGAAGGCCCAATATGCACGTATAAAAGAGGAGATAGATAAAGCTTTATACTCGGTTTTGGAAAGTCAGAGGTTTATACTTGGAGAGAACGTTTTTAAGCTTGAGAAAGAACTTTCAAGTTATATAGGCGTTAAGCATGCTATAGGGGTTGCTTCAGGAAGTGATGCGCTTTTGCTGTCATACATGGCTTTAGGGTTAGGAGAAGGGGATGAGATTATAACATCGCCTTTTACTTTTTTTGCGACGGCAAGCTCAGCCGCTCGCTTGGGAATTAGAGTGATTTTTGCTGATGTTAGAGAGGATACTTATAACTTAGATATATCTTCGGTAAGGGAGAGGTTGACTCCTCAGGTTAAAGCGTTAGTTCCTGTACATATATTTGGTCAACCTGTGGAAATGGATAAGATCATGGAAATATCTCGTGAAAGAGGAATTCCTGTAGTTGAAGATGTGGCTCAAGCTATAGGTTCTGCATTTAAGGGGAGAAAGGCAGGATCTTTTGGCTCTTTAAATTGTCTTTCCTTTTTCCCTTCTAAGAATCTTGGGGGCTATGGAGATGGAGGGGCTATATTGACGGATGATGATCATCTTGCAGAGCTGGTGAGGAAGCTCAGGGTTCACGGTAGCTCCAAAAGATACTATCATGATCTTTTGGGTATAAATAGCAGGCTTGATGAGATTCAAGCTGCTATTCTTCGCGTTAAGCTAAAGTATATAGATAAATGGAATGAGGAAAGAAGGGAGAGAGCTAAATACTATAATTACCTCTTTAAGGAAGCCTCGTTGGGAGAATTTGTTCAACCTCCCGTTGAGTTAGAGGGAAACTATCACGTTTATCATCAGTATGTGATTAGGGTTAAAGAAAGAGATAAGCTGAGGTCTTATCTTGCCGAAAGGGGAATCGATACTCAAATCTATTACCCCATTCCATTGCACCTGCAGCCGTGCTTTAAAGCTTGGGGATACGAAAAAGGCTACTGTCCGGTTGCAGAAAGGCTATGCGATGAGGTCTTAGCCCTCCCCATGTATCCTGAGCTTGAGAAGAGGGCACAGGAATATGTAGTAGAAAACATAGCAGATTTCTATGGGGGAAGAGGGAGTCGATAA